A region from the Streptomyces tsukubensis genome encodes:
- a CDS encoding adenine nucleotide alpha hydrolase family protein, with protein MLALSARGVLPKVDCAIFADTGWEPKAVYDHLDRLEREIAQPAGIPILRVSSGNIRDDALDPEHRFASMPLYILNKDGKPGMTRRQCTGQYKIKPIKRQVRELLGHPYPSRIPKGVFVEQWVGISTDEFHRAKDADVKYMRNRHPLITDMDWSRADCVRYLTSIGLAETPKSSCLGCPFHGNAQWRAIRDHSPDEWADVVEFDAAIREGNARANATGNKLLGQAFLHRSRVPLDQAPIDHVTAAEWAALQEEIGGLDTAELEEGVADGCSPWACRGSDPVRDDFGLAA; from the coding sequence ATGCTCGCCCTCTCCGCCCGCGGCGTTCTCCCCAAGGTCGATTGCGCGATTTTTGCCGATACCGGCTGGGAGCCGAAAGCGGTCTACGACCACCTCGACCGTCTGGAACGCGAGATAGCACAACCCGCCGGGATACCCATCCTGCGGGTCTCCTCCGGAAATATCAGAGACGACGCACTCGACCCGGAACACCGGTTCGCCAGTATGCCGCTCTACATTCTCAATAAAGACGGCAAGCCTGGAATGACCCGGCGGCAGTGCACCGGCCAATATAAAATAAAGCCAATAAAGAGGCAGGTTCGCGAGCTTCTCGGCCATCCCTACCCCTCCCGAATACCGAAGGGGGTGTTCGTCGAGCAGTGGGTGGGAATCTCCACCGATGAGTTCCACCGGGCCAAGGACGCCGACGTCAAGTACATGCGAAACCGGCATCCTCTCATCACGGATATGGACTGGTCTCGTGCCGACTGCGTCCGCTACCTGACCTCGATCGGACTTGCCGAGACACCCAAATCCTCGTGCCTGGGATGTCCCTTCCACGGAAACGCCCAGTGGCGTGCCATCCGGGACCACAGCCCGGACGAGTGGGCGGATGTTGTGGAATTCGATGCGGCAATCCGCGAGGGGAATGCACGGGCGAACGCGACGGGCAACAAGCTGCTGGGGCAGGCATTCCTGCACCGTTCCCGGGTCCCGCTCGACCAGGCCCCGATCGACCATGTCACCGCCGCTGAATGGGCCGCCCTCCAGGAGGAGATCGGCGGCCTGGACACAGCCGAGCTGGAAGAGGGCGTGGCGGACGGCTGCTCCCCGTGGGCCTGCCGCGGCTCCGACCCGGTGCGGGACGACTTCGGACTGGCCGCGTGA
- a CDS encoding type IV secretory system conjugative DNA transfer family protein, whose translation MPSTPSSSSSDGTDLAFKALLGVLAVVIPAANLAWVSGNATTWLTGTGPQAPYQPADALLHPDRLWPGLGETSLLVGTRIAPAVVLIALGVIAALAWNRRKNSSGRTRKVQGTAKAKDIEPLLAKAMTAKARSLRPSLKDAKTIAPSDTGILLGNLQGTRTEVRMGYEDVAVAIMAPRSGKTTSLAIPSILAAPGPVLLTSNKAAGDAYTATYDPRSEVGRVWSMDPQQIAHAERTMWWNPLAGAKSLDGAGRLAGHFLAASVDASQQGDFWSKAGSNILSQLFLAAALDERPITDVMDWLAFPANRAPLDILRDHGFTAVAAQLKGTVEGPPETRDGIYETARQYAAALLNSEIAAWVTPQDQIAEFRPAEFVTSSDTLFLLSKDGGGGASALIAACADSVMRAATAQAERAGGRLDPPMLAILDEAANVCKISDLPDLYSHLGSRGIIPMTILQSYRQGQKVWGDAGMDAMWSAATIKVIGSGIDDPDFADKLSRLIGDHDVETKSTSSSDSGTSTSISMRQERILPADAIRALPKGTALLFGTGMRAAMLDLRPWYQEPDADTLSAASARASKAITARAIAKATKPDFGKAA comes from the coding sequence TTGCCCAGCACCCCCTCCAGTTCGTCCAGCGACGGCACCGACCTCGCCTTCAAAGCGCTCCTCGGCGTCCTCGCCGTCGTCATCCCAGCCGCCAACCTCGCCTGGGTCAGCGGCAACGCGACCACCTGGCTCACCGGCACGGGCCCCCAGGCCCCCTACCAGCCAGCCGACGCCCTCCTCCACCCCGACCGGCTCTGGCCCGGCCTGGGAGAAACGTCCCTGCTCGTGGGAACCCGGATCGCCCCCGCCGTGGTACTGATCGCCCTCGGCGTGATCGCCGCCCTGGCCTGGAACCGTCGCAAGAACAGCAGCGGTCGCACCCGGAAGGTCCAAGGAACGGCGAAGGCGAAGGACATCGAACCGCTGCTCGCCAAAGCGATGACCGCCAAGGCCCGCTCGCTGCGGCCGAGCCTCAAGGACGCGAAGACCATCGCCCCGTCCGACACCGGCATCCTTCTCGGCAATCTGCAGGGCACCCGGACCGAGGTACGGATGGGGTACGAGGACGTCGCCGTCGCCATCATGGCCCCCCGCTCCGGCAAAACCACCTCGCTGGCGATCCCCAGCATCCTCGCCGCCCCCGGCCCCGTCCTCCTCACGTCGAACAAGGCCGCGGGCGACGCCTACACCGCCACCTACGACCCGCGGTCCGAGGTAGGGCGGGTGTGGTCCATGGACCCACAGCAGATCGCCCACGCGGAGCGGACCATGTGGTGGAACCCCCTCGCCGGCGCGAAATCCCTCGACGGCGCCGGACGGCTCGCCGGACACTTCCTCGCCGCGTCCGTCGACGCAAGCCAGCAGGGCGACTTCTGGTCCAAGGCCGGATCCAACATCCTCAGCCAGTTGTTCCTGGCCGCAGCCCTCGACGAGCGGCCGATCACCGACGTCATGGACTGGCTCGCGTTCCCCGCCAACCGCGCCCCGCTCGACATCCTGCGCGACCACGGCTTCACCGCCGTCGCCGCCCAGCTCAAGGGCACAGTCGAAGGACCGCCGGAAACCCGCGACGGCATCTACGAGACCGCCCGCCAGTACGCCGCCGCCCTCCTCAATTCGGAGATCGCCGCCTGGGTCACCCCCCAGGACCAGATCGCGGAGTTCCGGCCCGCCGAGTTCGTGACCAGCTCTGACACGCTGTTCCTGCTGTCCAAGGACGGCGGCGGCGGAGCGTCCGCGCTGATCGCCGCGTGCGCGGACTCCGTGATGCGGGCGGCCACCGCCCAGGCCGAACGCGCCGGCGGGCGACTGGACCCGCCGATGCTGGCGATCCTCGACGAGGCCGCCAACGTGTGCAAAATTTCAGACCTTCCGGACCTGTACTCGCACCTCGGGTCCCGCGGAATCATCCCGATGACGATCCTCCAGAGTTACCGCCAGGGCCAGAAGGTCTGGGGCGACGCGGGCATGGACGCCATGTGGTCCGCCGCGACGATCAAGGTCATCGGCTCCGGTATCGACGACCCCGACTTCGCCGACAAGCTGAGCAGGCTGATCGGCGACCACGACGTCGAAACCAAGTCGACCTCCAGCTCCGATTCCGGGACCTCCACGAGCATCAGCATGCGGCAGGAACGGATCCTGCCCGCGGACGCGATCCGCGCTCTGCCCAAGGGCACCGCGCTTCTGTTCGGCACCGGTATGCGGGCCGCGATGCTCGACCTGCGGCCCTGGTACCAGGAGCCCGACGCCGACACCCTGTCCGCCGCGTCCGCCCGCGCGTCGAAGGCGATCACCGCCCGCGCCATCGCCAAAGCCACCAAGCCGGACTTCGGGAAGGCCGCATGA
- a CDS encoding DNA cytosine methyltransferase has product MVLDLFAGPGGWSVPLHRWGIREVGLEWDEWACRTRAAAGLLTIRTDIAQYPTWVFTGRVVGLIASPPCQAWSMAGKRLGLLDQPLVHQAVADLAAGRDTREQLLTACRDERSLLAAEPMRYLHALHRSGEPEWVAMEEVPHVLPLWKQYAEMLRTWGFSVWTGILNSADYGVPQTRRRAILLASRTRIAAPPPPTHAAVAEPESLFGPGRDRWVSMAEALGWGATDRPVPTVCAGGGPGGGPEPFPSGSRKALADARDRGTWTARRDSGLVLASRREGSGWAQRHGARENRPADAPAPTFTAEAHRWSWSLRSNNQSNATVRPVSEPAGTLFFGHRANECVWEAEAADGGAVESIRITAAEAGLLQTFPAAYPWQGNKGQQFSQIGNAVPPRLAVHLLAPHVGRTLTRDDFTLAA; this is encoded by the coding sequence ATCGTGCTGGATCTGTTCGCGGGTCCGGGCGGATGGTCGGTCCCCCTGCACCGGTGGGGAATCCGGGAGGTCGGGCTGGAATGGGACGAGTGGGCCTGCCGCACGCGGGCCGCCGCCGGGCTGCTCACCATCCGCACCGACATCGCCCAATACCCAACCTGGGTCTTCACCGGGCGCGTGGTAGGGCTGATCGCGTCCCCGCCGTGCCAGGCGTGGTCGATGGCCGGCAAGCGCCTCGGTCTGCTCGACCAGCCCCTGGTCCACCAGGCGGTCGCCGACCTCGCCGCCGGACGCGACACCCGCGAACAGCTCCTCACGGCGTGCCGTGATGAAAGATCGCTGCTGGCGGCCGAGCCGATGCGCTACCTCCACGCCCTCCACCGGAGCGGCGAACCGGAGTGGGTGGCCATGGAGGAAGTCCCCCACGTCCTCCCCCTGTGGAAGCAGTACGCCGAGATGCTCCGCACCTGGGGATTCTCGGTCTGGACCGGAATCCTGAACTCCGCCGACTACGGGGTCCCCCAGACGAGGAGGCGGGCGATTCTCCTCGCCTCCCGTACGCGGATCGCAGCACCTCCGCCGCCGACGCACGCCGCCGTCGCCGAGCCCGAATCGCTGTTCGGACCGGGCCGGGACCGCTGGGTCAGCATGGCCGAGGCCCTGGGCTGGGGCGCCACCGACCGTCCGGTGCCGACCGTGTGCGCGGGCGGCGGACCCGGGGGCGGGCCGGAGCCCTTCCCCTCCGGCTCCCGCAAGGCCCTGGCCGACGCCCGCGACCGCGGAACCTGGACGGCACGCCGGGACTCCGGCCTGGTGCTCGCCTCCCGCCGCGAAGGATCCGGTTGGGCCCAGCGGCACGGTGCCCGGGAGAACCGGCCCGCCGATGCCCCGGCACCCACGTTCACCGCCGAGGCACACCGCTGGTCGTGGAGTCTTCGGAGCAACAACCAGTCCAACGCCACCGTCCGGCCGGTGAGCGAGCCGGCAGGAACGTTGTTCTTCGGGCACCGGGCCAACGAGTGCGTCTGGGAGGCCGAGGCGGCGGATGGGGGTGCGGTGGAGTCGATCCGGATCACCGCCGCCGAGGCCGGCCTGCTGCAGACGTTCCCGGCCGCGTATCCGTGGCAGGGCAACAAGGGGCAGCAGTTCTCGCAGATCGGCAACGCTGTCCCCCCGCGGCTGGCGGTGCATCTGCTGGCCCCGCACGTCGGCCGGACCCTCACCCGCGACGACTTCACCCTGGCGGCCTGA
- a CDS encoding DnaB-like helicase N-terminal domain-containing protein, giving the protein MPGPTSGEDFDLDDIPPDPPVHHAEQALLGALLLDPHRLKTIGPLAPEHFASPAHAAVFAAMTGLTPPTPAVHAKEPAWITAVHSRARAQSPGLQPPYLHTLVSFCPVPEHAPAYARMVRAGHARRTLRAQAEHLTQAATDPTAPDPATTAMAHADALTGFLDNLASLFPPHPGSLPRTPLPPPPEHGRGDEAAYEERALLACAVAHPKTLTAMRWLQADDFATPLYGQLFRCVAQLAHCGDAVDPVTVLWEAQHHGLIPPLPPREVLDLLTTPAGAAEHWGERVLRRSLLHQARAAGLRIRAYTDDPANSVHQLVTGSRRALADLTAVRARWHHATRPAPTSIAARAGPRSPRTKPASTVRTGR; this is encoded by the coding sequence ATGCCCGGACCCACCTCCGGCGAGGACTTCGACCTCGACGATATCCCGCCCGATCCACCGGTCCACCACGCCGAACAGGCCCTCCTCGGAGCCTTGCTGCTGGACCCGCACCGGCTCAAGACCATCGGCCCGCTGGCCCCCGAGCACTTCGCCAGCCCTGCGCACGCCGCCGTCTTCGCGGCCATGACCGGCCTCACCCCGCCCACCCCGGCCGTCCACGCCAAAGAGCCCGCGTGGATCACGGCCGTCCACTCCCGGGCCCGCGCGCAGTCACCCGGTCTGCAGCCTCCGTACCTGCACACCCTGGTCAGCTTCTGCCCCGTGCCCGAGCACGCCCCGGCATACGCGCGAATGGTCCGTGCCGGCCACGCCCGCCGCACCCTCCGTGCCCAGGCCGAGCACCTGACACAGGCCGCCACCGACCCGACTGCGCCCGACCCGGCCACCACCGCTATGGCCCACGCGGACGCCCTCACAGGGTTCCTCGACAACCTCGCGAGCCTCTTCCCGCCGCACCCCGGCTCGCTGCCCCGCACCCCGCTCCCGCCGCCGCCCGAACACGGCCGCGGGGACGAGGCGGCCTACGAGGAACGGGCCCTGCTCGCCTGCGCTGTCGCCCACCCCAAGACCCTGACCGCGATGCGGTGGCTCCAGGCCGACGACTTCGCCACCCCGCTGTACGGGCAGCTCTTCCGGTGCGTCGCCCAGCTCGCCCACTGCGGTGACGCGGTCGACCCGGTCACCGTGCTCTGGGAAGCCCAGCACCACGGTCTGATCCCGCCCCTCCCGCCGCGCGAGGTCCTCGACCTCCTGACCACCCCCGCCGGCGCGGCGGAACACTGGGGCGAACGGGTCCTGCGACGTTCCCTGCTCCACCAGGCCCGTGCCGCCGGGCTGCGGATCCGCGCGTACACCGACGACCCGGCCAACAGCGTCCACCAGCTCGTCACCGGCAGCCGCCGCGCCCTCGCCGACCTCACCGCCGTCCGCGCCCGCTGGCACCACGCCACCCGCCCCGCCCCCACGTCCATCGCAGCCCGCGCCGGTCCCCGGTCACCCCGAACAAAGCCGGCCAGCACCGTGCGGACCGGCCGATGA
- a CDS encoding DUF317 domain-containing protein, whose translation MPADNLPPAAEYAPDDRVMVSPRYMAGAGDRLADAIGPLIHLFGWSTQHDATTGHLKIDSPDGSMFCDFDPVHPLGQCWTITHHDPYWEVQFSHQAPLEAVAAVTQALPQLLGDTRNAERIPITDMPMDQLAALNGWSIESGGLTSPDWYCQLLHTPGEDITWRAWHAFFEKQPLAAFTRDAPEGLVRNFFAHLATKTAVERAFADVPLSTRYEHSALITPVRRAVINPHFDHSLAQLDRQRRR comes from the coding sequence ATGCCCGCTGACAACCTCCCGCCGGCGGCCGAATACGCGCCCGACGACCGGGTCATGGTCTCCCCCCGGTACATGGCCGGTGCCGGCGACCGGCTCGCCGACGCGATCGGCCCGTTGATCCACCTCTTCGGCTGGTCCACGCAGCATGACGCCACCACCGGACACCTCAAGATCGACAGCCCTGACGGCAGCATGTTCTGCGACTTCGACCCCGTCCATCCCCTTGGACAGTGCTGGACGATCACGCACCACGACCCGTACTGGGAAGTGCAGTTCAGCCACCAGGCCCCGCTGGAGGCGGTCGCCGCCGTCACCCAAGCACTGCCCCAGCTGCTCGGCGATACCCGTAACGCCGAGCGCATCCCGATCACAGATATGCCCATGGACCAGCTGGCGGCGCTCAACGGCTGGTCCATCGAGAGCGGCGGCCTGACCTCACCCGACTGGTACTGCCAGCTCCTGCACACGCCCGGCGAGGACATCACCTGGCGGGCCTGGCACGCCTTCTTCGAGAAGCAGCCGCTGGCCGCCTTCACCCGCGACGCCCCCGAGGGACTCGTCCGGAACTTCTTCGCCCACCTGGCCACGAAGACAGCGGTCGAACGGGCCTTCGCCGACGTGCCCCTCAGCACAAGGTACGAACACAGCGCTTTGATCACCCCGGTCCGCAGGGCTGTCATCAACCCTCACTTTGATCACTCCTTGGCGCAGCTCGACCGCCAGCGCCGCCGCTGA
- a CDS encoding DUF317 domain-containing protein, giving the protein MNHRNQQADWHRPGQHYLIEPRYLAGTGDIRHATEFLRASGWTDRSKTGGPIVFHNPAKTVRVVFDPATPPGGWTIEGKPSGHQAAWKATFGLRTPVEIVAGVTDALTQPAAAHAPNPWAPLDAQGWQAQPGRHVTAVSPDKDVWLQFHQSAPGEAHWWASARTEHGTTWQAVFTPTTPMHLIESFSTALADPKPVLRRRGTFPPSSRIRTTSVSVTPAQLGTWQQARLNAARAAAWARNAWTTARPRHRPVTTAPRIPDGHATRRR; this is encoded by the coding sequence GTGAACCACCGTAATCAACAGGCCGACTGGCACCGTCCCGGGCAGCACTACCTGATCGAGCCCCGCTACCTCGCAGGCACCGGCGACATCCGTCACGCCACCGAGTTCCTGCGCGCCTCCGGCTGGACGGACCGCTCGAAGACCGGCGGACCCATCGTCTTCCACAACCCGGCGAAAACCGTCAGGGTCGTGTTCGACCCGGCCACCCCACCCGGCGGCTGGACGATCGAAGGCAAACCGTCAGGTCACCAGGCGGCGTGGAAGGCAACGTTCGGTCTCCGGACACCCGTCGAGATCGTCGCCGGGGTCACCGACGCGCTCACCCAGCCAGCCGCCGCCCACGCCCCCAACCCGTGGGCCCCCCTCGATGCCCAGGGCTGGCAGGCCCAGCCCGGCCGGCATGTCACCGCCGTCAGCCCCGACAAGGACGTCTGGCTGCAGTTCCACCAGTCCGCACCCGGCGAGGCGCACTGGTGGGCGTCGGCCCGCACCGAGCACGGCACCACCTGGCAAGCGGTCTTCACCCCCACCACGCCCATGCACCTGATCGAGTCGTTCAGCACGGCACTGGCCGACCCGAAGCCCGTACTGCGCCGGCGCGGCACGTTCCCGCCCAGCAGCCGGATCCGCACCACATCGGTCTCCGTCACTCCCGCCCAACTGGGGACCTGGCAGCAGGCGAGGCTCAACGCCGCCCGCGCCGCCGCCTGGGCCCGTAACGCCTGGACCACAGCACGCCCCCGCCACCGCCCCGTCACCACCGCACCCCGCATACCCGACGGACACGCGACCAGGCGACGCTGA
- a CDS encoding DUF317 domain-containing protein, translated as MNPSRESPMPHPEPAVHVRLALYPDHQPAVTATLTGSENTAAREILLARGFRDTAAEPGVMVLARIDREEPYYAARAAEDLARHGCHTVIEPALQEEIDTEWTWGNYPMDWLTRDEVREVSAAAQEIHDDIASGRLTIHLHAHDGWTTVAVGTHQDGRHLHLHGEDHLRQISGVHGTEAEAVAEFHRLYSVAVRPGPAPATETERAAAAALAGPRPATASEPTGTSPETAPARVPALEDHEAVLASFLEAQGEWEKWRTWDDNCTYAVHESQTIRVEFDHEVRHRSDTAWTVAAYETPVGERLWHATATAGTPAPIMSTLLESLTNGDDAWGHGPTPVTEKTIAEATRPLGDAGWTHIADGHGITLTPPGPHQAGVRFDPLVIHPHPAWTLWSGNPDRPNWAIRLSPYAPAALLQDLAAELAYNAPLYTPRPNPAPPRRTWAVAPAPPRSPSAPAQGR; from the coding sequence ATGAACCCAAGCCGAGAGAGCCCGATGCCCCACCCCGAGCCCGCCGTCCATGTCCGTCTAGCCCTCTACCCGGACCACCAGCCGGCGGTCACCGCCACGCTGACCGGTTCCGAGAACACCGCCGCGCGGGAGATCCTCCTGGCCCGCGGCTTCCGGGACACCGCCGCCGAGCCGGGGGTGATGGTGCTGGCCCGGATCGACCGGGAGGAGCCCTACTACGCCGCCCGGGCCGCCGAAGACCTCGCCCGGCACGGCTGCCACACCGTGATCGAACCCGCGCTCCAGGAGGAGATCGACACCGAGTGGACCTGGGGCAACTACCCCATGGACTGGCTGACCCGCGACGAGGTCCGGGAAGTGAGCGCAGCGGCCCAGGAGATCCACGACGACATCGCCTCCGGCCGCCTCACCATCCACCTGCACGCCCACGACGGGTGGACCACCGTCGCCGTCGGCACCCACCAGGACGGCCGCCACCTCCACCTCCACGGCGAAGACCACCTCAGGCAGATCAGCGGCGTGCACGGCACCGAGGCCGAGGCCGTGGCGGAATTCCACCGGCTCTACTCGGTCGCCGTCCGCCCCGGCCCCGCACCGGCCACCGAGACCGAACGCGCCGCAGCCGCAGCCCTCGCCGGTCCGCGTCCGGCCACCGCGTCAGAGCCGACCGGAACCTCTCCGGAGACCGCGCCCGCCCGCGTCCCCGCGCTGGAGGACCACGAGGCCGTCCTCGCCTCGTTCCTCGAAGCCCAGGGCGAGTGGGAGAAGTGGCGGACCTGGGACGACAACTGCACCTACGCCGTCCACGAATCACAGACCATTCGCGTCGAGTTCGACCACGAAGTCCGCCACCGGAGCGACACCGCCTGGACCGTTGCCGCCTACGAGACTCCCGTCGGCGAGCGCCTGTGGCACGCCACCGCCACCGCCGGCACTCCCGCCCCGATCATGAGCACCCTGCTCGAGAGCCTCACCAACGGGGACGACGCGTGGGGGCACGGCCCCACACCGGTCACCGAGAAGACCATCGCGGAAGCCACCCGCCCCCTCGGTGACGCCGGCTGGACCCACATCGCCGACGGGCACGGAATCACCCTCACCCCACCCGGCCCCCACCAGGCCGGCGTGCGGTTCGACCCGCTCGTCATACACCCCCACCCCGCCTGGACCCTGTGGAGCGGCAACCCCGACCGGCCCAACTGGGCCATCCGCCTGTCCCCGTACGCCCCCGCAGCCCTCCTGCAGGACCTCGCGGCCGAACTCGCCTACAACGCTCCCCTGTACACACCCCGCCCCAACCCCGCACCGCCTCGACGTACCTGGGCCGTCGCCCCCGCGCCGCCCCGATCGCCCTCCGCCCCCGCGCAGGGACGCTGA
- a CDS encoding DUF317 domain-containing protein, protein MVSLLKRQQLDLFTGDHTGRLLDDVSPRYLAGPGDARHVTHALAAAGWILRSDPLAPVVDLVSPDLRYRLRHEPGPGSPRLGWHLDGSHAEGTWYASFGAVPVEILAGFTDQVLLAPPAADLPDVWAVLADAGWTHTRLMNGDEAHSPDGTVHIEKRPICDEADEVPAWRIEVRSDPGYGPPIWTAWIAHAPPPHVVHGLVTALVDPAPLQRNWQQDAGHYSARRTESSVTATTYVQSHLDRIDTVRALVQAARRRAKKTLTNTPASTPPAPSAPVRQAR, encoded by the coding sequence GTGGTCTCGTTGCTGAAGCGGCAGCAGCTGGATCTGTTCACCGGCGACCACACCGGCCGCCTGCTCGACGATGTGTCGCCCAGGTATCTGGCCGGGCCGGGTGACGCGCGGCACGTCACCCACGCCCTGGCCGCCGCCGGATGGATACTCCGCTCCGACCCGCTCGCACCGGTCGTCGACCTGGTCAGCCCGGACCTGCGATACCGGCTCCGGCACGAGCCCGGGCCGGGATCGCCCCGTTTGGGCTGGCACCTGGACGGCAGCCATGCCGAGGGGACCTGGTACGCGTCATTCGGGGCCGTTCCGGTCGAAATCCTGGCTGGCTTCACCGACCAGGTTCTTCTTGCCCCGCCAGCTGCGGACCTGCCCGATGTGTGGGCCGTTCTGGCCGACGCCGGGTGGACCCACACCCGTCTTATGAACGGCGACGAGGCCCATTCCCCGGACGGAACGGTCCATATCGAGAAGCGGCCGATCTGTGACGAGGCCGACGAGGTACCCGCGTGGCGGATCGAGGTCCGCTCCGACCCCGGCTACGGCCCGCCCATCTGGACGGCGTGGATCGCCCACGCCCCACCTCCACATGTGGTTCACGGTCTCGTCACCGCTCTCGTCGACCCGGCACCGCTGCAGCGCAACTGGCAGCAAGACGCCGGGCACTACAGCGCCCGGCGCACCGAGAGCAGCGTGACTGCGACCACGTACGTCCAGTCCCACCTCGACCGCATCGACACCGTCCGCGCCCTGGTGCAGGCCGCCCGCCGCCGGGCGAAGAAGACCCTCACCAACACCCCCGCATCCACGCCCCCCGCCCCGTCCGCCCCCGTACGACAGGCCCGGTAA
- a CDS encoding DUF317 domain-containing protein, with amino-acid sequence MTEKITVEQALISPRALAGGGDPGWVTVPLHRAGGWSYGHDPLQPRVLLSSPDQRMLLSLEPDPDDLMWWTVHHTRTSTTPAWSATFGARTPVEIIAGFTDALIQPHAAPAGPDPYAPLLDRGWNSRPHASGLASPDDLTTITHNPEKGSAGWLVTTRERRNGVPLWRAFLSEHTPPHLIAGFTRALADPAPLARNPLHLPPSVSRSQTTRREVPADEVARALEQRVQQLTAPGLPSAGTPPRAPRVPPPHHRPR; translated from the coding sequence GTGACAGAGAAGATCACCGTCGAACAGGCCCTGATCTCCCCGCGGGCGCTGGCCGGCGGCGGGGACCCGGGCTGGGTCACCGTCCCCCTCCACCGAGCCGGCGGATGGAGTTACGGCCACGACCCGCTGCAACCGCGCGTCCTGCTGTCCAGCCCCGACCAGCGGATGCTGCTGAGCCTGGAGCCCGATCCCGACGACCTCATGTGGTGGACCGTGCACCACACGCGGACCAGTACCACCCCGGCATGGTCCGCCACCTTCGGCGCCCGGACACCGGTCGAAATCATCGCCGGATTCACCGACGCCCTGATCCAGCCGCACGCCGCCCCGGCTGGCCCGGACCCGTACGCACCACTGCTGGACAGGGGGTGGAACTCCAGGCCCCATGCCAGCGGACTCGCGTCCCCGGACGATCTCACCACGATCACGCACAACCCCGAGAAGGGCTCCGCCGGCTGGCTCGTCACGACCCGGGAGCGGAGGAACGGCGTCCCCCTGTGGCGCGCCTTCCTGAGCGAGCACACGCCACCGCACCTCATCGCAGGGTTCACCCGCGCTCTCGCCGACCCGGCGCCGCTGGCCCGGAACCCGCTGCATCTGCCGCCCTCCGTCAGCCGCTCCCAGACCACCCGGCGCGAAGTCCCGGCGGACGAGGTGGCCCGCGCGCTGGAGCAGCGCGTCCAGCAGCTCACCGCCCCGGGCTTGCCTTCGGCGGGCACCCCGCCGCGGGCCCCGCGTGTTCCCCCGCCGCACCACCGTCCCCGCTGA